A single window of Lutzomyia longipalpis isolate SR_M1_2022 chromosome 1, ASM2433408v1 DNA harbors:
- the LOC129787501 gene encoding uncharacterized protein LOC129787501 isoform X4, with the protein MKLSVSAYRAHASAHKKILSSSYQTQFNYGSTAAASVSAPPPAAPAFFGMETSNTRTSTICQGVSNTLSPPDAISPPGITRTESNATSREDEEDSSNPASSECRSPGQRTKSNQRWMKLRTTVQISSAMQKKPPLKREDSFLKRFSTRQIPETQETIEDTGSEGATGEQDKSLKRRKRYIQKRKSVVNPDENFYFHWLMVLTFCVLYNLWALIVRQSFPELQDLASNFWFACDCISDIVFVLDVVVQLRTGYLEQGLMVYDDKKLAKHYIKSREFLLDLAALIPLDLLQIRFGTQPLLRFPRFFKVYRSIKFYYIVESRTVWPNLWRVVNLIHILLILAHWFGCFYFLLSEVEGFQGDWVYPYRPGDYATLTRKYLGSLYWSTLTLTTIGDLPTPETNAEYVFTIVSYLIGVFIFATIVGQVGNVITNRNANRLEFERLLDGAKTYMRHHKVPGGMKRRVLRWYDYSWSRGRIQGGGDINTALGLLPDKLKTELALHVNLSVLKKVTIFQECQPEFLHDLVLKMKAYIFTPGDMICRKGEVAREMFIIADGILEVLSETGKVLTTMKAGDFFGEIGILNLDGLNKRTADVRSVGYSELFSLSREDVLAAMKDYPEAQEILQTLGRKRLMEVRCVNKRHAKIQSEKEAALAANLGDSSENSASKRIVEKLRSDVKGIKNVLRKSRTGRRSNESIELQPLHTGAALSGSKASKGVLRRMPRVKSDDIVNDDDHQKQVEKSPSPIGAGLPLLSRLRLLKEKQDREERAVKAAPPIVTSPHSHVTSTVSPQESIQEEPEPEVIGAGLPLMQRLKLLKQKEDRIAKEQQAKKQPVTTQSVIPVPATTTNILSNAPSIKQTSTIPIPGTCVTNPSPLPKPTLKVSFKDRIKALQGASATPTEPQISEKEESLSQPTTETTSDSMKQQLIPSTAAIIIAKISKPSTNLSLKDKIKSLGSGAPKEEPLKPWSKLKLATVVSSGGSYTSLNNSFQEESPTASLTRGIALDARPIVTPAITPTRPTDWKLPMRKGLKSKDSRTSVSDSEQSTSKQPKTKSFKLQTKSKNYRSVDDLSPEYSGLPFVKKLKILNERQKLAELEHVIQTRSFSLDCPEAVVTPVEEPLTRSHSEASGIARGKELRVCPTGVAIHELDYLQEPPSPGCNETLERRHLKSILKRMTEDEKSKETVDPPSQLADYEGVIRAPTMEGYVARHSKFIKSVTFNNTLSSPPHSENSLIEATTDERTPFPTSLLSAQIPDTQTPQSTPAPLPLTLTTTTITKSPTIPTKENTRETSNNGRIIRDDTEEPSDHGKLISADSPFSLSKQRKFFKGSLEDQEYFGEVLFGVRQVIQNHLRDVQGKFQDKFYFMEAEIQKRDDIITQLKKRIAELERHDNGDSAMTPIGEVDREMGSSGSGSSISSIELPFMVSNRGDSLDTIFASSPPPPEQERRLKCRMKKRNSPKHRSERTNNRSWEESSDQESIEMQDLPRSLSPYRREVLVQDITGNLKRISADSVILNIEDSSASYSSSDSHVDGPDDEDEARDEELHCDDWEIRMLAAEMDRREQSETTLSVVAEPSGSHEEAPTVRRRRKRSDTDTEPSEQEPEVVTSRPRAGSLDHHNLRQGGFGSRPKSFFKAMSFDRNKDRL; encoded by the exons ATGAAACTCAGTGTTAGTGCATATCGCGCTCATGCATCAGCACACAAGAAGATCCTCTCAAGCAGTTACCAGACACAGTTCAATTACGGAAGTACAGCAGCTGCCTCTGTGTCAGCACCTCCACCCGCAGCTCCAGCATTCTTTGGG ATGGAGACTTCTAATACCCGCACATCTACAATTTGTCAGGGTGTGAGCAATACTTTGAGCCCACCTGATGCAATTAGTCCGCCTGGAATCACGAGAACAGAGTCAAATGCCACCTCTcgagaagatgaagaagactCGAGCAATCCGGCGTCGTCGGAATGCAGAAGTCCTGGGCAACG AACTAAATCGAACCAGCGATGGATGAAATTAAGAACAACTGTTCAGATATCATCGGCAATGCAAAAGAAACCACCACTGAAGAGAGAAGATTCTTTCCTCAAGCGTTTCTCCACACGTCAAATACCTGAAACACAGGAAACTATTGAAGACACTGGTTCAGAGGGAGCGACCGGGGAGCAGGATAAAAGTCTCAAGAGGCGCAAGAGATACATCCAAAAGCGAAAGAGTGTAGTCAACcctgatgaaaatttttacttcCATTGGCTCATGGTGCTAACATTTTGTGTCTTATACAATTTGTGGGCTCTTATTGTGCGTCAGAGTTTCCCAGAGCTTCag GATCTCGCATCCAATTTCTGGTTTGCCTGTGATTGCATCAGTGACATTGTATTTGTACTTGACGTAGTAGTTCAACTGAGGACGGGATATCTGGAACAAGGATTGATGGTGTACGATGataaaaaattagcaaaacaTTATATTAAGTCACGAGAATTTTTACTCGATTTGGCAGCCTTAATACCATTAGATCTGTTGCAAATTAGATTCGGAACACAACCTCTTTTGCGGTTTCCACGGTTTTTCAAG GTTTATAGGTCCATCAAATTTTACTACATCGTGGAGAGTAGAACAGTGTGGCCTAATTTGTGGAGAGTCgtcaatttaattcatattcTGTTGATTTTAGCGCATTGGTTTGGGTGCTTCTATTTTTTACTTTCGGAAGTCGAAGGATTTCag GGTGATTGGGTATATCCCTACCGTCCTGGAGATTATGCTACGCTAACAAGAAAATATCTCGGCAGCTTATACTGGTCCACGTTGACACTGACGACAATTGGGGATCTACCGACACCAGAAACGAATGCTGA GTATGTTTTCACCATTGTGAGTTATCTCATTGGAGTGTTTATTTTTGCAACGATTGTGGGCCAAGTTGGCAATGTCATAACCAATCGCAATGCCAATCGATTGGAATTTGAGCGTCTCCTCGATGGTGCGAAAACCTACATGCGTCACCACAag GTTCCTGGTGGCATGAAAAGGCGTGTGCTCAGATGGTATGACTACAGCTGGTCTAGAGGACGCATACAAGGTGGTGGCGACATTAACACTGCACTTGGTCTCTTGCCAGACAAGCTTAAGACAGAATTAGCACTACACGTGAATTTGAGTGTGCTGAAAAAA GtaacaatttttcaagaatGTCAGCCGGAATTTTTACATGATTTAGTATTGAAAATGAAGGCTTATATTTTTACACCTGGAGACATGATCTGCCGAAAGGGTGAGGTGGCGAGGGAGATGTTCATTATTGCAGATGGAATACTAGAAGTGCTAAGTGAAACAGGGAAGGTGTTAACTACAATGAAAGCCGGTGATTTCTTCGGAGAAATTGGAATCCTCAATCTTGATGGTCTCAATAA GCGTACAGCAGATGTTCGTTCCGTGGGATATTCGGAGCTATTTTCACTTTCACGAGAAGATGTTCTGGCAGCCATGAAGGATTACCCAGAAGCACAGGAAATCCTCCAGACACTGGGTCGGAAGCGTCTAATGGAGGTACGGTGTGTAAATAAGAGACATGCAAAGATACAGAGTGAAAAGGAAGCAGCTCTGGCGGCAAATCTGGGTGATAGTTCCGAGAATAGTGCATCAAAAAggattgttgaaaaattacgATCTGACGTGAAGGGgatcaaaaatgttttaaggaAATCCAG aACTGGAAGGCGGAGTAATGAATCTATTGAACTGCAGCCCCTTCATACAGGTGCAGCATTAAGTGGAAGCAAAGCCTCCAAGGGAGTTCTCAGACGAATGCCACGAGTGAAATCTGATGACATTGTTAATGACGATGATCACCAAAAGCAAGTGGAAAAATCCCCAAGTCCCATTGGAGCGGGTCTTCCTTTGCTTTCGCGACTTCGCCTTTTGAAGGAGAAACAA GATCGTGAAGAACGTGCTGTGAAAGCTGCACCTCCAATTGTAACATCCCCACATTCTCATGTAACATCCACTGTATCACCACAGGAGTCAATTCAGGAGGAGCCAGAACCAGAAGTTATCGGGGCGGGTCTCCCATTAATGCAGCGACTAAAACTTCTCAAGCAAAAAGAAGATAGAATAGCTAAGGAACAACAAGCAAAG AAACAACCTGTAACAACACAGAGCGTAATACCAGTTCCTGCTACTACAACAAATATTCTCTCAAATGCACCAAGTATTAAGCAAACCTCTACTATCCCAATTCCGGGAACTTGTGTCACTAATCCGTCCCCACTGCCAAAACCCACACTTAAAGTATCCTTCAAAGACCGCATTAAGGCACTTCAGGGTGCCTCAGCGACACCCACTGAACCGCAAATATCCGAAAAGGAGGAGAGCTTATCGCAACCAACGACTGAAACAACTAGCGATAGCATGAAGCAGCAACTAATACCATCAACTGCAGCAATTATCATAGCAAAAATATCGAAACCGTCCACGAATCTTTCACTAAAAGACAAGATAAAGTCGTTGGGTAGTGGAGCACCCAAAGAGGAACCACTGAAACCCTGGTCTAAGCTGAAGCTTGCCACAGTTGTAAGTTCTGGTGGAAGCTACACAAGTCTCAATAATAGCTTTCAAGAGGAATCTCCAACAGCATCTTTGACTAGAGGTATTGCATTGGATGCTAGACCGATTGTCACCCCTGCAATTACCCCTACGAGACCAACAGACTGGAAATTACCAATGAGGAAGGGATTGAAAAGTAAAGATAGCAGAACAAGTGTGAGTGATAGTGAACAATCCACCTCGAAGCAGCCCAAGacgaaatcatttaaattgcaaacaaAGTCAAAGAACTACAGATCAGTGGATGATCTCTCACCAGAGTACAGTGGTTTGCCGTTCgttaaaaagctcaaaatctTGAATGAACGACAAAAATTGGCAGAGTTGGAGCATGTGATTCAAACAAGAAGCTTTAGCCTCGATTGTCCTGAGGCCGTTGTAACACCCGTGGAGGAGCCATTGACGCGCAGCCATAGTGAAGCATCGGGTATCGCCAGAGGGAAGGAGCTGAGAGTGTGTCCAACTGGTGTTGCCATCCACGAACTGGATTACCTACAGGAACCCCCATCGCCTGGATGCAATGAAACTCTCGAGAGGCGCCACCTTAAAAGTATCCTGAAGCGTATGACTGAGGATGAGAAGTCGAAAGAAACAGTTGACCCACCAAGTCAACTGGCGGACTATGAGGGTGTAATAAGAGCCCCAACGATGGAAGGGTACGTGGCAAGACACAGCAAATTTATAAAGAGCGTAACCTTCAATAACACTCTTTCCAGTCCGCCACACAGTGAAAATTCACTGATTGAGGCGACAACAGACGAACGAACGCCCTTTCCTACATCACTACTCAGCGCACAGATCCCTGACACCCAAACCCCCCAATCTACACCCGCTCCACTCCCTCTCACACTCACAACAACAACAATCACCAAAAGCCCCACGATCCCCACGAAGGAGAACACGCGTGAAACTTCCAACAATGGACGTATCATACGGGATGATACGGAGGAGCCCTCAGACCATGGGAAGCTCATATCCGCTGACTCACCTTTCAGTTTGTCAAAGCAgaggaaattcttcaaag GATCACTTGAGGATCAGGAATATTTTGGTGAAGTACTATTTGGTGTTCGTCAAGTAATACAGAATCACCTACGTGATGTACAGGGCAAGTTTCAAGATAAATTCTACTTCATGGAGGCGGAAATCCAGAAGCGCGATGATATTATCACACAACTGAAGAAGCGCATTGCTGAACTTGAGAGGCATGACAATGGGGACAGTGCAATGACGCCCATTGGGGAGGTAGATCGTGAGATGGGTTCATCGGGATCAGGTAGTTCAATATCGAGTATTGAGCTACCATTTATGGTGAGTAAT CGAGGTGATTCATTGGATACAATTTTTGCCTCATCACCACCTCCACCAGAGCAAGAGCGAAGACTAAAGTGTAGgatgaagaagagaaattccCCGAAGCATCGTAGTGAACGCACAAATAATCGATCCTGGGAGGAGAGTAGTGATCAGGAGAGTATTGAGATGCAAGATTTACCACGATCTCTCAGCCCATACAGGCGAGAGGTGCTAGTGCAGGATATCACAGGGAATCTCAAGAGGATAAGTGCTGACAGTGTGATCCTCAATATCGAAGATAGCTCAGCTAGCTACAGCTCAAGTGATTCACATGTCGATGGACCCGATGATGAAGATGAAGCGCGCGACGAAGAGCTTCACTGTGACGACTGGGAAATTCGGATGCTTGCAGCTGAGATGGATCGCCGAGAGCAGTCTGAGACGACACTTTCAGTGGTTGCAGAACCATCGGGAAGTCACGAGGAAGCACCTACGGTACGAAGGAGGCGGAAACGAAGTGATACGGACACGGAACCGAGTGAACAAGAACCGGAAGTTGTCACAAGTAGACCCCGAGCCGGTAGTTTAGATCATCACAACCTAAGACAAGGTGGATTTGGAAGCCGTCCCAAAAGCTTCTTCAAAGCAATGAGTTTTGATCGCAACAAAGACAGACTCTGA
- the LOC129787501 gene encoding uncharacterized protein LOC129787501 isoform X7 — protein sequence MKLSVSAYRAHASAHKKILSSSYQTQFNYGSTAAASVSAPPPAAPAFFGMETSNTRTSTICQGVSNTLSPPDAISPPGITRTESNATSREDEEDSSNPASSECRSPGQRTKSNQRWMKLRTTVQISSAMQKKPPLKREDSFLKRFSTRQIPETQETIEDTGSEGATGEQDKSLKRRKRYIQKRKSVVNPDENFYFHWLMVLTFCVLYNLWALIVRQSFPELQDLASNFWFACDCISDIVFVLDVVVQLRTGYLEQGLMVYDDKKLAKHYIKSREFLLDLAALIPLDLLQIRFGTQPLLRFPRFFKVYRSIKFYYIVESRTVWPNLWRVVNLIHILLILAHWFGCFYFLLSEVEGFQGDWVYPYRPGDYATLTRKYLGSLYWSTLTLTTIGDLPTPETNAEYVFTIVSYLIGVFIFATIVGQVGNVITNRNANRLEFERLLDGAKTYMRHHKVPGGMKRRVLRWYDYSWSRGRIQGGGDINTALGLLPDKLKTELALHVNLSVLKKVTIFQECQPEFLHDLVLKMKAYIFTPGDMICRKGEVAREMFIIADGILEVLSETGKVLTTMKAGDFFGEIGILNLDGLNKRTADVRSVGYSELFSLSREDVLAAMKDYPEAQEILQTLGRKRLMEVRCVNKRHAKIQSEKEAALAANLGDSSENSASKRIVEKLRSDVKGIKNVLRKSRTGRRSNESIELQPLHTGAALSGSKASKGVLRRMPRVKSDDIVNDDDHQKQVEKSPSPIGAGLPLLSRLRLLKEKQESIQEEPEPEVIGAGLPLMQRLKLLKQKEDRIAKEQQAKKQPVTTQSVIPVPATTTNILSNAPSIKQTSTIPIPGTCVTNPSPLPKPTLKVSFKDRIKALQGASATPTEPQISEKEESLSQPTTETTSDSMKQQLIPSTAAIIIAKISKPSTNLSLKDKIKSLGSGAPKEEPLKPWSKLKLATVVSSGGSYTSLNNSFQEESPTASLTRGIALDARPIVTPAITPTRPTDWKLPMRKGLKSKDSRTSVSDSEQSTSKQPKTKSFKLQTKSKNYRSVDDLSPEYSGLPFVKKLKILNERQKLAELEHVIQTRSFSLDCPEAVVTPVEEPLTRSHSEASGIARGKELRVCPTGVAIHELDYLQEPPSPGCNETLERRHLKSILKRMTEDEKSKETVDPPSQLADYEGVIRAPTMEGYVARHSKFIKSVTFNNTLSSPPHSENSLIEATTDERTPFPTSLLSAQIPDTQTPQSTPAPLPLTLTTTTITKSPTIPTKENTRETSNNGRIIRDDTEEPSDHGKLISADSPFSLSKQRKFFKGSLEDQEYFGEVLFGVRQVIQNHLRDVQGKFQDKFYFMEAEIQKRDDIITQLKKRIAELERHDNGDSAMTPIGEVDREMGSSGSGSSISSIELPFMVSNRGDSLDTIFASSPPPPEQERRLKCRMKKRNSPKHRSERTNNRSWEESSDQESIEMQDLPRSLSPYRREVLVQDITGNLKRISADSVILNIEDSSASYSSSDSHVDGPDDEDEARDEELHCDDWEIRMLAAEMDRREQSETTLSVVAEPSGSHEEAPTVRRRRKRSDTDTEPSEQEPEVVTSRPRAGSLDHHNLRQGGFGSRPKSFFKAMSFDRNKDRL from the exons ATGAAACTCAGTGTTAGTGCATATCGCGCTCATGCATCAGCACACAAGAAGATCCTCTCAAGCAGTTACCAGACACAGTTCAATTACGGAAGTACAGCAGCTGCCTCTGTGTCAGCACCTCCACCCGCAGCTCCAGCATTCTTTGGG ATGGAGACTTCTAATACCCGCACATCTACAATTTGTCAGGGTGTGAGCAATACTTTGAGCCCACCTGATGCAATTAGTCCGCCTGGAATCACGAGAACAGAGTCAAATGCCACCTCTcgagaagatgaagaagactCGAGCAATCCGGCGTCGTCGGAATGCAGAAGTCCTGGGCAACG AACTAAATCGAACCAGCGATGGATGAAATTAAGAACAACTGTTCAGATATCATCGGCAATGCAAAAGAAACCACCACTGAAGAGAGAAGATTCTTTCCTCAAGCGTTTCTCCACACGTCAAATACCTGAAACACAGGAAACTATTGAAGACACTGGTTCAGAGGGAGCGACCGGGGAGCAGGATAAAAGTCTCAAGAGGCGCAAGAGATACATCCAAAAGCGAAAGAGTGTAGTCAACcctgatgaaaatttttacttcCATTGGCTCATGGTGCTAACATTTTGTGTCTTATACAATTTGTGGGCTCTTATTGTGCGTCAGAGTTTCCCAGAGCTTCag GATCTCGCATCCAATTTCTGGTTTGCCTGTGATTGCATCAGTGACATTGTATTTGTACTTGACGTAGTAGTTCAACTGAGGACGGGATATCTGGAACAAGGATTGATGGTGTACGATGataaaaaattagcaaaacaTTATATTAAGTCACGAGAATTTTTACTCGATTTGGCAGCCTTAATACCATTAGATCTGTTGCAAATTAGATTCGGAACACAACCTCTTTTGCGGTTTCCACGGTTTTTCAAG GTTTATAGGTCCATCAAATTTTACTACATCGTGGAGAGTAGAACAGTGTGGCCTAATTTGTGGAGAGTCgtcaatttaattcatattcTGTTGATTTTAGCGCATTGGTTTGGGTGCTTCTATTTTTTACTTTCGGAAGTCGAAGGATTTCag GGTGATTGGGTATATCCCTACCGTCCTGGAGATTATGCTACGCTAACAAGAAAATATCTCGGCAGCTTATACTGGTCCACGTTGACACTGACGACAATTGGGGATCTACCGACACCAGAAACGAATGCTGA GTATGTTTTCACCATTGTGAGTTATCTCATTGGAGTGTTTATTTTTGCAACGATTGTGGGCCAAGTTGGCAATGTCATAACCAATCGCAATGCCAATCGATTGGAATTTGAGCGTCTCCTCGATGGTGCGAAAACCTACATGCGTCACCACAag GTTCCTGGTGGCATGAAAAGGCGTGTGCTCAGATGGTATGACTACAGCTGGTCTAGAGGACGCATACAAGGTGGTGGCGACATTAACACTGCACTTGGTCTCTTGCCAGACAAGCTTAAGACAGAATTAGCACTACACGTGAATTTGAGTGTGCTGAAAAAA GtaacaatttttcaagaatGTCAGCCGGAATTTTTACATGATTTAGTATTGAAAATGAAGGCTTATATTTTTACACCTGGAGACATGATCTGCCGAAAGGGTGAGGTGGCGAGGGAGATGTTCATTATTGCAGATGGAATACTAGAAGTGCTAAGTGAAACAGGGAAGGTGTTAACTACAATGAAAGCCGGTGATTTCTTCGGAGAAATTGGAATCCTCAATCTTGATGGTCTCAATAA GCGTACAGCAGATGTTCGTTCCGTGGGATATTCGGAGCTATTTTCACTTTCACGAGAAGATGTTCTGGCAGCCATGAAGGATTACCCAGAAGCACAGGAAATCCTCCAGACACTGGGTCGGAAGCGTCTAATGGAGGTACGGTGTGTAAATAAGAGACATGCAAAGATACAGAGTGAAAAGGAAGCAGCTCTGGCGGCAAATCTGGGTGATAGTTCCGAGAATAGTGCATCAAAAAggattgttgaaaaattacgATCTGACGTGAAGGGgatcaaaaatgttttaaggaAATCCAG aACTGGAAGGCGGAGTAATGAATCTATTGAACTGCAGCCCCTTCATACAGGTGCAGCATTAAGTGGAAGCAAAGCCTCCAAGGGAGTTCTCAGACGAATGCCACGAGTGAAATCTGATGACATTGTTAATGACGATGATCACCAAAAGCAAGTGGAAAAATCCCCAAGTCCCATTGGAGCGGGTCTTCCTTTGCTTTCGCGACTTCGCCTTTTGAAGGAGAAACAA GAGTCAATTCAGGAGGAGCCAGAACCAGAAGTTATCGGGGCGGGTCTCCCATTAATGCAGCGACTAAAACTTCTCAAGCAAAAAGAAGATAGAATAGCTAAGGAACAACAAGCAAAG AAACAACCTGTAACAACACAGAGCGTAATACCAGTTCCTGCTACTACAACAAATATTCTCTCAAATGCACCAAGTATTAAGCAAACCTCTACTATCCCAATTCCGGGAACTTGTGTCACTAATCCGTCCCCACTGCCAAAACCCACACTTAAAGTATCCTTCAAAGACCGCATTAAGGCACTTCAGGGTGCCTCAGCGACACCCACTGAACCGCAAATATCCGAAAAGGAGGAGAGCTTATCGCAACCAACGACTGAAACAACTAGCGATAGCATGAAGCAGCAACTAATACCATCAACTGCAGCAATTATCATAGCAAAAATATCGAAACCGTCCACGAATCTTTCACTAAAAGACAAGATAAAGTCGTTGGGTAGTGGAGCACCCAAAGAGGAACCACTGAAACCCTGGTCTAAGCTGAAGCTTGCCACAGTTGTAAGTTCTGGTGGAAGCTACACAAGTCTCAATAATAGCTTTCAAGAGGAATCTCCAACAGCATCTTTGACTAGAGGTATTGCATTGGATGCTAGACCGATTGTCACCCCTGCAATTACCCCTACGAGACCAACAGACTGGAAATTACCAATGAGGAAGGGATTGAAAAGTAAAGATAGCAGAACAAGTGTGAGTGATAGTGAACAATCCACCTCGAAGCAGCCCAAGacgaaatcatttaaattgcaaacaaAGTCAAAGAACTACAGATCAGTGGATGATCTCTCACCAGAGTACAGTGGTTTGCCGTTCgttaaaaagctcaaaatctTGAATGAACGACAAAAATTGGCAGAGTTGGAGCATGTGATTCAAACAAGAAGCTTTAGCCTCGATTGTCCTGAGGCCGTTGTAACACCCGTGGAGGAGCCATTGACGCGCAGCCATAGTGAAGCATCGGGTATCGCCAGAGGGAAGGAGCTGAGAGTGTGTCCAACTGGTGTTGCCATCCACGAACTGGATTACCTACAGGAACCCCCATCGCCTGGATGCAATGAAACTCTCGAGAGGCGCCACCTTAAAAGTATCCTGAAGCGTATGACTGAGGATGAGAAGTCGAAAGAAACAGTTGACCCACCAAGTCAACTGGCGGACTATGAGGGTGTAATAAGAGCCCCAACGATGGAAGGGTACGTGGCAAGACACAGCAAATTTATAAAGAGCGTAACCTTCAATAACACTCTTTCCAGTCCGCCACACAGTGAAAATTCACTGATTGAGGCGACAACAGACGAACGAACGCCCTTTCCTACATCACTACTCAGCGCACAGATCCCTGACACCCAAACCCCCCAATCTACACCCGCTCCACTCCCTCTCACACTCACAACAACAACAATCACCAAAAGCCCCACGATCCCCACGAAGGAGAACACGCGTGAAACTTCCAACAATGGACGTATCATACGGGATGATACGGAGGAGCCCTCAGACCATGGGAAGCTCATATCCGCTGACTCACCTTTCAGTTTGTCAAAGCAgaggaaattcttcaaag GATCACTTGAGGATCAGGAATATTTTGGTGAAGTACTATTTGGTGTTCGTCAAGTAATACAGAATCACCTACGTGATGTACAGGGCAAGTTTCAAGATAAATTCTACTTCATGGAGGCGGAAATCCAGAAGCGCGATGATATTATCACACAACTGAAGAAGCGCATTGCTGAACTTGAGAGGCATGACAATGGGGACAGTGCAATGACGCCCATTGGGGAGGTAGATCGTGAGATGGGTTCATCGGGATCAGGTAGTTCAATATCGAGTATTGAGCTACCATTTATGGTGAGTAAT CGAGGTGATTCATTGGATACAATTTTTGCCTCATCACCACCTCCACCAGAGCAAGAGCGAAGACTAAAGTGTAGgatgaagaagagaaattccCCGAAGCATCGTAGTGAACGCACAAATAATCGATCCTGGGAGGAGAGTAGTGATCAGGAGAGTATTGAGATGCAAGATTTACCACGATCTCTCAGCCCATACAGGCGAGAGGTGCTAGTGCAGGATATCACAGGGAATCTCAAGAGGATAAGTGCTGACAGTGTGATCCTCAATATCGAAGATAGCTCAGCTAGCTACAGCTCAAGTGATTCACATGTCGATGGACCCGATGATGAAGATGAAGCGCGCGACGAAGAGCTTCACTGTGACGACTGGGAAATTCGGATGCTTGCAGCTGAGATGGATCGCCGAGAGCAGTCTGAGACGACACTTTCAGTGGTTGCAGAACCATCGGGAAGTCACGAGGAAGCACCTACGGTACGAAGGAGGCGGAAACGAAGTGATACGGACACGGAACCGAGTGAACAAGAACCGGAAGTTGTCACAAGTAGACCCCGAGCCGGTAGTTTAGATCATCACAACCTAAGACAAGGTGGATTTGGAAGCCGTCCCAAAAGCTTCTTCAAAGCAATGAGTTTTGATCGCAACAAAGACAGACTCTGA